The following coding sequences are from one Bos indicus x Bos taurus breed Angus x Brahman F1 hybrid chromosome 5, Bos_hybrid_MaternalHap_v2.0, whole genome shotgun sequence window:
- the IAPP gene encoding islet amyloid polypeptide, producing MGILKLPVVLIVLCVALNHLEGGGKPTESHQMENRKCGTATYETQRLANFLAPSSNKLGAISSPTKMGSNTYGKRKKVEILKTEPLSYLPI from the exons ATGGGTATTTTGAAGCTGCCGGTGGTTCTCATTGTGCTCTGTGTTGCATTAAACCATCTGGAAGGTGGTGGTAAACCCACTGAAAG TCATCAGATGGAAAATCGGAAATGCGGCACTGCCACTTATGAGACTCAACGCCTGGCAAATTTTTTAGCTCCATCCAGCAACAAACTTGGCGCCATTTCCTCACCTACAAAGATGGGATCCAATACATATGGCAAGAGGAAAAAAGTTGAGATCTTAAAGACAGAACCATTGAGTTACTTGCCCATTTAG